From Desulfobotulus pelophilus, a single genomic window includes:
- a CDS encoding carbohydrate ABC transporter permease, with translation MTSFSSNRWLGLLLLLPTLLILIVFLYTPILETLRLSFYQVSFLGLREEFCGLSNYRDLFFEPGYRRMFRATLIFTFFTVTGSMGLGLLLAIMIHNAGAWKGLYRLFLIWPYALSPAVAGVIFLFLFSNQVGIVNAGLNAVFGRHPDWLARPGLAMGVVVGAAIWKNVGYNVIFYLAALSALPRDVLEAARMDGAGMGMRFGRVLLPLLAPMTLFLLVVNLMYAVFDVFPVVDLITRGGPSDATLLMIYSLYRDGFEFLKTGMAAAQSVLLLGAVAFLSFVKFRIYGKGIYYGGRR, from the coding sequence ATGACATCTTTTTCATCCAACAGGTGGCTGGGTTTGTTGCTTTTGCTTCCCACCCTCCTGATTCTTATCGTTTTTCTGTACACCCCCATTCTGGAAACCCTGCGTCTTTCTTTTTATCAGGTCAGTTTTCTGGGGCTCAGGGAAGAATTCTGCGGACTTAGCAATTACCGGGATCTTTTTTTCGAGCCGGGATATCGCAGAATGTTCCGAGCCACCCTCATATTTACCTTCTTTACGGTTACAGGCAGCATGGGGCTGGGTCTGTTGCTGGCGATAATGATTCATAATGCAGGGGCATGGAAAGGATTGTACCGGCTGTTTCTTATCTGGCCCTATGCCCTGTCACCGGCCGTTGCGGGTGTGATTTTTTTGTTTCTGTTCAGCAATCAGGTGGGCATTGTTAATGCAGGGCTGAATGCTGTTTTTGGTCGCCATCCGGACTGGCTGGCCCGTCCCGGTCTTGCCATGGGTGTTGTGGTGGGTGCTGCTATCTGGAAAAATGTGGGCTATAATGTGATTTTTTATCTTGCGGCCCTTTCGGCCCTTCCCCGTGATGTGCTGGAAGCCGCACGTATGGATGGTGCCGGAATGGGTATGCGTTTTGGGCGGGTACTGCTCCCGCTCCTTGCGCCCATGACCCTTTTTCTTTTGGTGGTGAATCTCATGTATGCGGTGTTTGATGTTTTTCCCGTGGTGGATCTCATAACCCGGGGCGGGCCTTCGGATGCTACACTGCTCATGATTTACAGTCTGTACAGGGATGGTTTCGAGTTTCTTAAAACCGGCATGGCAGCAGCTCAGTCCGTTCTGCTGCTGGGAGCCGTAGCCTTCCTCTCCTTTGTGAAATTCAGAATCTATGGAAAGGGAATTTATTACGGAGGGAGGCGATGA
- a CDS encoding carbohydrate ABC transporter permease, with product MRKQALLFLQNNAFHGKRWIRHLVLLAAVFVIAAPVLCALIFSTQTPAQIFSYPPKLSFGSAAIDNYTMAWETYKLGLYMKNSLFIAVTVTLGKTLTAFLAATAFVYLRLPFRGFFFAFVLMTLMMPTEIMIIALFDRITDLGWADSYLALTIPFMASATSVFLFRQHFLQIPLELVDAARVDGIGLPSFMIRILLPMSRHVIAAMALIDFVYVWNQYLWPLVIIRDGSRQVVQVGLRMMTAGQDATHWGVVMAGAVITLVPPLLLFFILQKVLVLGVGLGQEK from the coding sequence ATGAGAAAGCAGGCTTTATTATTTTTACAAAATAATGCTTTCCATGGAAAGAGATGGATACGGCATCTGGTACTGCTTGCAGCTGTTTTTGTGATAGCAGCACCTGTGCTTTGCGCATTGATTTTTTCTACCCAGACACCCGCTCAGATATTCTCTTACCCCCCGAAACTTTCCTTTGGCAGTGCCGCCATTGACAATTACACCATGGCCTGGGAGACCTACAAGCTGGGCCTCTACATGAAAAACTCCCTTTTCATTGCCGTGACCGTAACACTGGGGAAAACCCTTACGGCCTTTCTGGCTGCAACAGCCTTTGTATATCTTCGCCTTCCATTTCGGGGGTTTTTTTTTGCTTTTGTCCTTATGACCCTCATGATGCCAACGGAAATTATGATCATAGCCCTGTTTGACAGGATCACGGATCTTGGCTGGGCGGACAGCTATCTTGCCCTGACCATACCCTTTATGGCTTCAGCCACCAGTGTTTTTCTTTTCCGGCAGCATTTTTTACAGATTCCGCTGGAACTTGTGGACGCAGCCAGGGTGGATGGCATCGGTCTTCCTTCTTTTATGATACGGATTCTTCTGCCCATGAGCCGTCATGTGATTGCCGCCATGGCCCTCATTGATTTTGTGTATGTCTGGAATCAGTACCTATGGCCGCTGGTGATCATTCGTGACGGGTCCAGACAGGTGGTACAGGTGGGCCTGCGCATGATGACGGCAGGTCAGGATGCTACCCACTGGGGTGTGGTCATGGCCGGTGCTGTCATCACCCTTGTACCGCCGCTTCTTCTGTTTTTTATCTTGCAAAAAGTTCTTGTGCTGGGTGTGGGGCTGGGTCAGGAAAAGTAA
- a CDS encoding hybrid sensor histidine kinase/response regulator: protein MIFLSGNFLMGCTLTGALLFLAGILSEYWHLSFAARFFMLISAGLGPLFFYHGMALCHHRKNARLLARKERRIRRWLTSMRQQEKGLLAGNHALLLTGPDGRIQKASPAAIRAVGKNPSGSFISQFPGIRPDLQGHTISTHGKTTLCWIPLSIFGRKWRLGLDISDYAEKEVRLNTENAQYRKLAEHKSDELMIIRRRFQELSQLATLGRITAGISHDFNNILSSILGASQLAAMTEDEKRKAHHLNTIVTAGHRAKDLIQQILDFSRPDGKGFHTFSLKPLITESLRLIGASLPAHIVVRCQNEASDACIHGNPTRLHQLLINLMTNACHAMEDNGGILHLSIERCTKESVQWVGICVKDSGHGISEDIHQRIFEPFFTTRANREGHGMGLTLVREVVEEHGGLLTVESSPGTGALFRVELPHAGIKAGNSQTMEQPICHGKGFVLLVEDDGSLLTIVKEMIGSLGYGVHAVPNAAEALAWLSENSFADMILMDYGMPGMNGLTLASQIRERYPHLTILLTTGCPHWIRDKKIPHFILEKPFSMQELSYTLIQAGNQKPALLHAG, encoded by the coding sequence ATGATTTTTTTATCCGGGAACTTTCTCATGGGCTGCACCCTGACCGGTGCTCTGCTTTTTTTAGCAGGCATTCTTTCAGAATATTGGCATCTTTCCTTTGCAGCCCGTTTTTTTATGCTTATTTCCGCCGGTCTTGGCCCGCTGTTTTTTTATCACGGCATGGCCCTGTGCCATCATCGGAAAAATGCTAGGCTTCTTGCCCGGAAAGAAAGGAGAATCCGGAGATGGCTTACATCCATGCGGCAGCAGGAAAAAGGTCTCCTTGCCGGAAACCATGCTCTGCTGCTCACGGGACCAGACGGCCGGATTCAGAAAGCTTCTCCGGCAGCCATCCGTGCGGTCGGGAAAAACCCTTCAGGCAGTTTTATCTCTCAGTTTCCCGGTATCAGGCCCGATCTTCAGGGCCATACAATCAGCACCCATGGGAAAACCACCCTCTGCTGGATTCCCCTTTCCATCTTTGGCAGAAAATGGCGACTGGGTCTGGACATCAGCGATTATGCAGAAAAAGAAGTACGCTTGAATACGGAAAATGCGCAATATCGTAAACTGGCAGAGCATAAATCCGATGAGCTCATGATCATCAGACGCCGTTTTCAGGAGCTTTCCCAGCTGGCAACACTAGGCCGCATAACAGCAGGTATATCCCATGATTTCAACAATATTCTTTCTTCTATTTTAGGTGCTTCCCAGCTGGCTGCCATGACAGAGGATGAAAAACGAAAGGCCCACCATCTGAATACCATTGTCACAGCAGGGCACCGGGCAAAGGATTTGATTCAGCAGATTCTTGACTTCAGCAGACCCGATGGAAAGGGCTTTCATACCTTTTCCCTGAAACCTCTGATCACGGAAAGCCTGCGCCTCATCGGGGCCTCGCTTCCAGCCCATATTGTTGTCCGCTGTCAGAATGAAGCTTCCGATGCCTGTATTCATGGGAATCCTACCCGTCTTCATCAGCTTCTCATCAACCTTATGACCAATGCCTGCCACGCCATGGAAGATAACGGAGGAATTCTTCATCTGAGTATAGAACGCTGTACAAAGGAGTCGGTACAATGGGTGGGTATCTGTGTAAAAGATTCAGGCCACGGCATTTCCGAAGACATCCACCAACGAATTTTTGAACCCTTTTTTACCACCCGTGCCAACCGGGAAGGACATGGAATGGGGTTGACCCTTGTCAGAGAGGTGGTCGAAGAACACGGAGGCCTGCTTACGGTGGAAAGCAGCCCGGGCACCGGTGCCCTGTTCCGCGTTGAACTGCCCCATGCCGGGATAAAGGCAGGCAACAGCCAAACGATGGAACAGCCCATCTGCCACGGAAAGGGTTTTGTACTCCTTGTGGAGGATGATGGTTCTTTGCTGACGATAGTCAAAGAAATGATAGGATCCCTGGGCTACGGGGTACATGCCGTTCCCAATGCCGCAGAAGCACTGGCATGGCTCAGTGAAAACAGCTTTGCCGATATGATTCTGATGGATTATGGCATGCCCGGCATGAACGGCCTGACACTGGCCTCCCAGATACGGGAACGGTACCCGCACCTTACCATCCTTCTCACAACAGGCTGCCCCCACTGGATCCGAGATAAAAAAATTCCCCACTTCATACTGGAAAAACCCTTTTCCATGCAGGAGCTGTCCTACACCCTCATTCAGGCTGGCAACCAGAAACCAGCACTCCTCCATGCAGGATAG
- a CDS encoding GGDEF domain-containing protein — MKHQEVLSMGPVTGIKNKGMIPENPPTLPVKDLLGQPDIRFSPIADDMTGRIRLWIVRKESFSDYLSDRHRSGEQKAQVLLEDIRLLETALDAFHHLPEEGRLVFFLHPESMAHVDFSESLRTTLKNKKVSSRRILLGIHEEDLDTLTDMSSSALFIHTERGTGLCICGGAGNGLSLLRLAGLQPDLFLLESSAFQQHVSGQDHAALMVGLLSDACRRIQCVLGVIHIHKIKDRRYFKELGFSLMQGAAIAPESSLPSLHHIEENGGGSSREWSVFPGSQGSGVGYLASPGITALVSDTVEEISRILKNRSPTDSICLLKEKRPVGLLMRYHLDRHLSSPYGNALFLKKSVARIMDTEPVIRDAGTPLDEVARAAMSRSAERLYDDILITENGLYKGTVSIRSLLDVMARIQVETARGANPLTGLPGNTSIEKNMAEYRQNQVRMSLIYADLDHFKAYNDCFGFEAGDRMLMFTSRLIRESASICCGKNTFIGHVGGDDFVIFTHPAEAESFAKDLTEKFERETQVLYPDGIRNQGFFQGKSRDGTVCPFPMVSISLGIVDCQFHPGMDSSQLSLRVAQIKGYAKSRKGNSWVRDRRQISAPGESILDKGVV; from the coding sequence ATGAAACATCAGGAGGTTCTGTCCATGGGTCCTGTTACCGGAATAAAAAACAAAGGCATGATACCGGAAAATCCCCCCACGCTTCCGGTCAAAGATCTTTTAGGACAACCGGATATCCGTTTTTCTCCCATTGCCGATGATATGACAGGGCGTATCCGGCTGTGGATTGTCCGGAAAGAAAGCTTTTCAGATTATCTTTCAGACAGGCACAGGTCAGGGGAACAGAAGGCGCAGGTATTGCTGGAGGACATCCGCCTTCTTGAGACAGCTCTGGATGCCTTCCACCATCTGCCCGAAGAAGGCAGGCTGGTTTTTTTTCTGCATCCGGAGAGTATGGCCCATGTTGATTTTTCTGAAAGTCTCAGAACAACCCTCAAGAATAAAAAGGTTTCTTCCCGGCGTATACTCCTCGGGATTCATGAAGAAGATCTGGATACCCTGACAGACATGTCCTCTTCAGCCCTTTTCATACATACCGAAAGAGGTACTGGCCTTTGCATCTGCGGCGGTGCAGGAAATGGTCTTTCCCTGCTCCGCCTTGCAGGTCTGCAACCGGATCTTTTTCTTCTGGAATCCTCCGCGTTCCAGCAACATGTATCTGGGCAGGATCATGCGGCTCTGATGGTGGGCCTGCTGTCAGATGCCTGTCGCCGTATACAATGCGTTCTGGGTGTTATCCATATTCATAAGATAAAGGATCGGCGTTATTTTAAAGAGCTGGGTTTTTCACTGATGCAGGGAGCTGCCATTGCACCGGAGTCATCCCTGCCCTCCCTTCATCATATTGAAGAAAATGGTGGGGGTAGTAGCCGTGAATGGTCGGTTTTTCCCGGGTCTCAGGGTTCGGGAGTCGGTTATCTGGCCAGCCCTGGAATAACGGCTCTGGTATCGGATACCGTTGAAGAGATCAGCCGGATACTGAAAAACCGTTCACCAACGGACAGCATCTGCCTTTTGAAGGAAAAACGCCCTGTGGGCCTTCTCATGCGCTATCATCTGGACCGCCACTTGAGCTCGCCCTATGGCAATGCCCTTTTTCTGAAAAAAAGCGTTGCCCGAATCATGGATACGGAACCTGTGATCAGGGATGCAGGGACACCTCTGGATGAAGTGGCCCGGGCTGCCATGTCCCGCTCTGCGGAACGTCTTTATGATGATATTCTGATTACGGAAAACGGCCTGTATAAAGGAACGGTATCCATTCGCAGTCTGCTGGATGTCATGGCCCGGATTCAGGTAGAAACCGCAAGGGGAGCAAATCCCTTAACGGGTCTGCCCGGTAATACCAGCATTGAAAAAAACATGGCGGAATATCGGCAGAATCAGGTACGCATGAGTCTGATCTATGCGGATCTGGATCACTTTAAGGCCTATAATGACTGCTTCGGTTTTGAGGCCGGTGACCGTATGCTCATGTTCACAAGCCGTCTGATACGGGAAAGCGCATCCATCTGCTGCGGCAAAAATACCTTTATCGGCCATGTGGGCGGGGATGATTTTGTCATTTTCACCCATCCGGCGGAGGCGGAATCCTTTGCAAAGGATCTTACGGAAAAATTTGAGAGAGAAACGCAGGTTCTCTATCCGGATGGCATTCGTAATCAGGGTTTTTTTCAGGGTAAATCCAGAGACGGAACAGTCTGTCCGTTTCCCATGGTGTCCATTTCTCTGGGGATTGTGGACTGTCAGTTTCATCCGGGCATGGATTCTTCGCAACTCAGCCTCCGTGTGGCTCAGATCAAAGGATATGCTAAATCCCGAAAGGGAAATTCCTGGGTCCGCGACAGAAGACAGATTTCCGCTCCGGGAGAATCAATTTTGGATAAAGGTGTTGTATGA
- a CDS encoding acyltransferase: MHITPLARMKGCAVITAVVVSTLMHSAPLIAVTFVKVLVPWRISRLLCTRIIIGISTSWIHVNNFVFSLFHKTRWEIRGGDHLSPEGWYLVLCNHQSWVDIFALQRNLCGKIPFLKFFLKQELIWVPVMGLVWWAQDFPFMKRYSKEYILKNPHKKGKDLEVTRKACEKFRTTPVSVMNFVEGTRITEAKHLRQKSPFQRLLRPKSAGTAFVLSAMGREMNTIVDVTIAYPQGVPSFWQFICGNVSLIRMHIRTLAIHEGLRGDYFNDRDFRESFQKELNTMWAEKDLLLGQMMEPVWPETEDEMQKVA, translated from the coding sequence ATGCATATTACCCCCCTTGCCCGTATGAAAGGCTGTGCGGTTATTACGGCCGTTGTTGTGTCAACCCTTATGCATTCTGCTCCCCTTATTGCCGTCACTTTTGTGAAGGTGCTGGTTCCGTGGCGGATCAGCCGTCTTCTATGCACCCGTATTATTATTGGCATCAGTACGTCATGGATCCATGTGAACAATTTTGTTTTTTCACTTTTTCACAAAACCCGATGGGAAATCCGTGGCGGTGACCATCTTTCACCGGAAGGCTGGTACCTGGTTCTCTGCAATCATCAGAGCTGGGTGGATATTTTTGCACTCCAGAGAAATTTATGCGGAAAAATTCCTTTTCTTAAATTCTTCTTAAAACAGGAGCTGATTTGGGTACCTGTCATGGGCCTTGTATGGTGGGCCCAGGATTTTCCCTTCATGAAACGCTACTCCAAGGAATACATTCTGAAAAATCCCCATAAAAAAGGAAAGGATCTGGAGGTTACCCGCAAGGCTTGTGAGAAGTTTCGCACAACCCCGGTGTCTGTCATGAATTTTGTGGAGGGGACCCGTATTACGGAAGCGAAACATCTTCGCCAGAAAAGTCCTTTTCAGAGGCTTCTCAGACCCAAGTCCGCAGGGACCGCCTTTGTCCTTTCCGCCATGGGAAGGGAGATGAACACCATCGTGGATGTTACCATTGCTTATCCCCAGGGTGTGCCGTCTTTCTGGCAGTTCATTTGTGGGAATGTCTCCCTGATTCGCATGCACATACGGACCCTTGCCATCCATGAAGGACTGCGGGGTGACTATTTCAATGACAGGGATTTCAGGGAGTCCTTTCAGAAGGAACTCAATACCATGTGGGCGGAAAAGGATCTTCTCCTTGGGCAGATGATGGAGCCTGTCTGGCCGGAAACAGAAGATGAAATGCAAAAGGTTGCCTGA